The Ascidiaceihabitans donghaensis genome includes the window AAGCCAGACCCTACCATTTACCAGATGCTGGAAGACGGCAGCGGGTTGTCAGGGGATGCTTTGATCTTTGCAGACGATCGTCAGGACAACATCGACGCGGCAAAGGCCCGCGGCTGGCGAACCCATGTATTTGAGCACCCCAAGGGCTGGGCGGACAGGCTTGTGGCGGAAGGCCTGCTGACGGCACAAGAGGCCACATGACACAGATCCCCTTCATTCCATTTGCCGAAGGCGAAGCCCTGCTGGACTGGATCGGCCTGACAGACGCATTGGCGGCGGGTCACGCCCTGCCCAAAGCCGAAATTGGCGACACGTTTTTGTACCGCGACCCCGATACATTGCTAAGCCGTGCAGCGTGGATTGATGGCCTTGGAATGGCTGTGAAGACCGCAACCGTATTCCCCGGCAACCCCGCCAAAGATGCGCCAATGATAAACGGTGGCGTTAATCTGTATTCGGATGCTGATGGCACGCTGGAAGCCATCGTCGATTTCCATCTGGTGACAAAATGGAAAACGGCAGGGGACAGCCTGACAGCCGCGCGACGCCTGGCCCGCCCGGACAGTCGCAACATCCTGATTGTGGGCGCTGGCACCGTGGGGCGCAATCTGCACAGCGCCTATTCCGCTGCATTTCCAGACGCGCACTTCACTGTATGGAACCGTACCCCTGCCAACGCGCAAGCCATGGCAGATGCTTTGCCGGGCCTGCGCATCGCTGACGATCTGGAAACCGCAGTTGGCGCCGCAGACATCATCACCTCGGCCACCATGTCCACCAGCCCCTTGATCAAAGGCGCGTGGCTGCGGCCCGGACAGCACGTCGACCTTATCGGTGCATACCGCCCGGACATGCGCGAAGTGGACGATGACGCACTGCACCGTGCGCGCGTGTTTGTCGACAGCTACGACACAACTGTGGGCCACATCGGCGAAATCAAAATTCCCATCGAACAGGGTCAGTTTGCCCAAAGTGATATCGTCGCCGACTACTACGATATTGAAACGTTCAAACGCGGCTCTGACGACGAAATCACCTTGTTCAAAAATGGCGGTGGCGCCCATCTTGATCTGATGACCAGCCGTTACATTCTTGAACGCTGGCGCACCCGATGACTGTTTTTGCCGTTCTCATTCTGATCGCGTTGATTGCCATCCCCTTGGTTATAGAAAAATCGCGTAGCGTTATGGCGCAAGACACACGCAATACGGCGCCCGGTGAATTTGCGCAGTTGTCGAAGGGCGTGACGCATTACAATTGGTATGGCCCCGCGCGCGGCCCCGTGGTCGTGTGTGTGCATGGCTTGACGACGCCCTCTTTTGTTTGGCGCAGCATGGTTCGGGGTTTGGCTGTTATGGGCTTTCGGTGTCTGACATATGATTTGTACGGGCGCGGCTATTCAGACAAACCAAAAGGCAAGCAGGATGCAGACTTCTTCCTGACCCAACTGAACGAACTTCTTTCCGACCAAGGTGTTTCGGATGATATCACCATTGTCGGATACTCGATGGGTGGTGCGATCTCGACTTTGTTTGCGGCCCAAAACCCTTCGCGTGTGCGGCAATTAATTTTGTTGGCGCCTGCAGGTATGGGCATCGTGGCCGGGCGACTTGGGAACTTCATCGTCAAAACGCCTGTTATTGGCGACTGGCTGATGCTGGCATTTTACCCCGGACAATTGCGCAAAGGCATCAAAGCAGAAGCGGATTTGCCCAAAAGCATCGAAGGCATGGCGGATTTGCAAGAAAACGAACTGAAGTTTCGGGGCTATCTGCCCGCCGTTCTGGCAAGTTTACGCGGTGTGTTGTGGCGGGCTTTGAAAGAAGAACATCAGATCATTCACCGCGCCGGCATTCCCGTGCTGGCCATCTGGGGCCGCGAAGATACCGTGATCCCGATCGCCGCTGTAGGAACTTTGGCAGAATGGTCCCGCAATGCGACCCAGGAAATTGTGGACGGTGCGGGGCACGGATTGACCTATACACACACAGATGCCGTGTTGCGTCTGATCCATGACAACCTGCCCGGGGCCCGTTAAGCCGCCTGCGCCTGCCTCAACGGTTTTTCACGGATCGGCAAATGCACGATCGCGCTGAAGGCGCCGACACCGACACCAATCCACCAAACCGTTTCATAGCTGCCATACAAATCGTACATCCGCCCGCCAAGCCACACACCCAGAAAACTGCCCAGTTGGTGGCTGAAAAATACGATGCCATACAGCGTTCCCATATACCGCAGCCCGTAAATATGCGCGACAAGGCCCGAGGTCAGCGGCACAGTGGCCAACCAAAGCGACCCCATGGCAACAGAGAAAAGCAAAACCGTCGCAGGCGTCATGGGGAACATAATAAACAAGGCAGCCACAACAGTACGAGCGACGTAAATACCCGCCAGCAGGTACTTTTTGGAATAGTGTTTGCCGGCCCATCCCGCGATCAAAGTGCCTGCTATATTGGCAAGCCCGATAAGCGAAATGGCAACGGCACCCAAAGCTGATGTTGTGGTGATTCCGATGCTATGCAGCGCACCTCCGGGCAGGATCGGGCCGCAGACTTCGGTGACGAAGGCGGGAAAGTGGGCCGTGATAAACGCCAATTGATAGCCGCAAGAAAAGAAGCCCAAGAAGATCAGCGTGTATGATGGATCTTTGAACGCCTTGACCAGAATTTGGCCCATGCTTTCCTCAAGTTCCGCTTTACTGGCCATGTGTGGCACGCGCATGAACGGCAACGTAAAGATCATCGCCAATACCGCACCGGCAAACACCAAAAAGACGGATTGCCATGTCATCATGGTCAACAACCATTCTGCCAAAGGTGCCCCAAATACCTGTCCTGCACTGCCCGCAGCCGTTGCAATAGCCAACGACATCGACCTGTTCTCGTCGCTGGACGCACGTCCGACAACAGCCAGAATGACGCCAAAGCCGGTGCCTGCAATTCCAAAGCCCACCAGCCAGGCATAGGTCTGATGTTCAATCGGGGACGTTCCATTGGCAGATAATACCATACCCAACGCATAGGTCGCAGCGCCGATCACGATGGCTTTGCGGTCGCCAACTTTTTCCGCAACCGCACCAAAAATCGGTTGCCCCACACCCCACGCCAGATTTTGAATGGCTATGGCCAGAGAAAACTCTGCACGCAACCATCCAAATTCCTCAGCAATCGGGATCTGAAAAACACCAAAGGACGCTCGTATCGCGAAGCTGACCATGATGATTGCGCACCCCACGATCAAAACCGGAGTGAATATCGTGCTGCGCTGGCCCATGATCGCCTTCCCCGTGGTATTCGGGCACATTAACTGCAAATATCTGTTGGTCAATTCAGCGTTTATTCATAATCCATCACAAAGACTGATCTTTTCACCACGCATCGCGCGAGATATGCCAAACCTATGACCGACTTAACCCGCATCTATGCTGATCTTGTGGCTTCAGGCGCATTGACGGCAGATCCCGCGCAAGAAGCAGTTCTGCCGCAGTTCGAACGCATTCGGGCGGCTTTGGCAGAACCTGTCAAAAGCGGATGGTTTCGCAAAGCACCGGAACCGCCAAAGGGCTTGTATCTGTGGGGCGGTGTCGGCCGTGGAAAATCCATGCTGATGGATTTGTTCGCTCAGAACCTTGGCGACATTCCCGCCCGCCGCGTCCATTTTCACGCCTTCATGCAAGAGGTCCAGGCCGCCATGCACGCAGCGCGCGCCCAAGGGGTGAAAGACCCGGTCGCACCTGTGGCCGCCGATATTGTGGCGTCGGTCAAAGTGTTGGCATTCGATGAAATGCAAATCACGGACATCACGGATGCCATGATTGTTGGCCGCCTCTTCGAGGCCTTATTCGAAGGCGGAGTGGTGGTTGTCACAACCTCGAACCGCGTTCCATCGGACTTGTACAAACACGGGCTGAACCGCGAAGCGTTTTTGCCCTTCATCGCCTTGATTGAAGACAAGATGCAGCTGTGGGAATTGGTCAGCCCCACCGATTACCGTCAAGACCGGCTGTCAGGCACACCGGTGTATTTCAGCCCCGTAGGGCCTGATGCCCGTGCGGCCATGGACGCCGTGTGGACAGACCTAAGCGGCGGCCCTGCAGACCCTTTGACGCTAAACGTCAAAGGGCGTGATGTTGTGCTGCCCAAGTTTCGCAACGGCGTCGCACGTGCCAACTTTTTTGACCTGTGTGGTGCGTTCTTGGGCCCCGCCGACTACCTTGCGATAGCCGAGGCTGTGAAAGTACTTTTGGTAGATGATATCCCCACTTTGTCGCGCTCGAATTTCAACGAAGCAAAACGCTTTGTCACACTGATCGATGCGCTTTACGAAGCCAAAGTACGCCTGATTTGCTCGGCCGCAGCGCAGCCGGAAATGTTGTATCTTGAAGGCGAAGGGACGTTTGAATTCGAACGCACCGCGTCACGTTTGCGCGAAATGCAGTCCAGCGATTGGGCGCAATCTTAGCGAGGCGACCTCAATTCAATTTTGATCGTACTTTGATGGCTTGCAAAAGCGTTTCCGTGTCCAAGCCACCATCAGCAGTTTGCAAAGACACAGGCACCAGAAACTCTCCGCGCCCGGCGGCTGCGTTCAAAACCGTATCGATATAGCTTTCGGGTTCTTGCGCCGAAAGAGTTTCCACAAGCAAGCTATGCAGCCGGTCGCCAGGACGCGTCACATGCCCAAAATCAGTCAGAACAGTCGCTGTCAGCCCACGCAAATCATAGGTGATGATATCGCCGCTGCTCAGACGGATCGGATCACGTTGCACAGGGTCCGGGCCAACAGAAAACAGCGACGTATTGGACCGCGTCACAACCCCATCGTCGGCCCCGTTATGGGCCGCCCTGTCTGCGGAAATCACGACTGCCGATGGCGCGTCCGTCAAGTCTTGTGGCAATAATTCACCATTTGCAAATTGATCTGCAGGATAGCCCGGCTGCAACACGATAAGACCTATGGTAATCGCCATAAACGCCGATCCAATGGCCGTCAGTTGAACATTTGAAGAAAATTCGCCCGTTTCAGGGTCTTTCAACCCTTTCACCAAAGCCGCAAAATCCATGCGCCCGAACATGCTGCATCCCCCAAGATACGAAGGCAGTGATGCCACGCATCCTACCCTTTGTTGATTACCGCAACATATACGCGCAAGGTCCAAGCCCCGTCAACATGATGCGGTGCAGACCGGATCATAGCAGCTTGAGTTAGCCGTTTTCGCGTAAAATGGCCCCCGCCAGATACAACGATCCGCAAATCAGGACGCGTGCATCAGGCGCCGTCGTCAGAATTTGCGTCAAAGCCCCTGCCACGTCTTCTGCCGTTTGTGCTTGCATCCCTACGCCTTGCGCGGCTTTCGCCGTGTCCGCAGCGCTGAGCGTGTTGGCCTCGCCCGGAATAGACACGGCCGTCAGATGCTCTGCGTGGTCAGCCAAAGGCGCAAGGTAACCGCTAACGTCTTTGGTGTTAAGCATACCGCAGATCAGGTAGGTTTTCCGCTTGGGTAAGCTTTTCAAAACCGCTGCCAAGGCAAGGCCCGCTGCAGGGTTGTGACCACCATCCAACCAAAGCTCTGCGCCATTTGCCAAGTCTATCAATGGCCCCGATTTCAACCGTTGCATACGTGCAGGCCAATCGGCTTGCGTGACTGCGCCTTCGCACGCCGTTTCCCCAAACCCCAGATGGCGCAGCGCCATCACTGCAGCACCCGCGTTCTGTATTTGATGCGCCCCAGGCAAATTTGGAACAGGTAAATCAAGCAGCCCGTTGTCGTCCTGAAACGCGATACGCCCTGCGTCAGGTTCAATGCGCCACTGTTGCCCATAAGCCATCAACGGTGCCCCGTGGCGTGCAGCAACATCTTCGATGACCTCAAGCGCTTCTTCCGGTTGCGGGCCTACAATGCACGGTACGGATCGCTTGATGATCCCCGCCTTCTCGCCTGCGATTTTTGTCAGCGTATCACCCAGAAACTGTTCGTGGTCGATCGACACAGGCGTGATCACCGTCAACGCGGGTGTTGCCACGACGTTGGTTGCATCCAAACGCCCGCCCAAACCAACTTCAAGCAACGTGTAATCAGCAGGAGTCCGCGCAAAAGCCAGCAATGCCGCGCAGGTCGTGATCTCGAAATACGTGATATTGCCACCATCATTTGCCGCATAACATTCGTCCAGAATGTCCGTCAGCGCCTGTTCGGAAATCAATTCACCTGCAAGCCGAATGCGTTCATGAAAACGGGCCAAGTGCGGTGAGGTGTAGGCATGCACACGCTTGCCTTCTGCCTCAAGCCCTGCCCGGATCATTGCCTGCGTTGACCCTTTGCCGTTTGTTCCCGCGATATGGATCACAGGCGGCAAATCGTTCTGCGGATTGCCCAAAGCCTCCAGCAATCGCCACACACGATCCAGCGTCAGATCGATGATCTTGGGATGCAGCGCCATCATCCGCGCCAACACCGCGTCCGATGTTTGGGCGCTCATGTTGCGTCGGCTGCTTCGGATTCTGCATCAGGGCTTGTGTCCGGCGCCGGCAGATCACCTTTCACCGGCGGCGTCAGCCCCATCAACATGCGCGTGATTGTAATCAACTCGTCGCGCATTTCCGTGCGTGATGTCACACGGTCCAACATCCCGTGATCCAGCAGGTACTCGGCGCGTTGGAAACCTTCCGGCAGCTGTTCACGAATGGTTTGTTCAATCACACGTGGACCCGCAAAACAGATCAAGGCATTGGGTTCCGCAATATGCACATCGCCCAGCATCGCATAACTGGCAGTCACTCCGCCTGTGGTGGGATGCGTCAAAACAACGATGTAAGGCAGGTTGGCTTCTTTCAGCATCTGGATCGCAACCGTGGTGCGCGGCATTTGCATCAAAGACAAAATGCCTTCTTGCATACGCGCGCCCCCTGCGGCGGAAAACAGGACCAGCGGGCGTTTCAGTTTCACTGCTTCTTCAGCCGCCGCGATGATGGCGTTGCCGACATACATGCCCATGGATCCACCCATGAACGAAAAATCCTGAGCCGCTGCAATGATCGGCGTACGGCCGATTTCGCCACGCCCCACCAACATCGCATCCTTTTCGCCCGTCGTCTTTTGCGCGGTTTTCATACGATCGGGATATTTCTTCTGGTCCCGAAAGCTGAGCGGATCCGCGATGGGTGCAGGCACATCAACTTCCGTAAAAATGCCGCCATCAAATAGGGAAACGAACCGGTCACGTGGCGTGATTGCCATGTGGTGGTTGCAGTTTGTGCAGACGTTCAGGTTGTCCGAAAGCTCACGATGGAACAGCATCGTGCCGCATTCGGTACACTTGGTCCACAGGTTGTCCGGCGTCTCGCGGCGCGAGAAGATGGAGTTGATACGTGGGCGGACGTAATTTGTGATCCAGTTCATTACCGGTTCCCTACTGTCTTTGGTTCTGTCTCAGATAATCTGCGTGGACCACAATTGCAATCAACGCTGCAACGCCAAACGCGCTGTCAGCCAACTGACCCCCAAAAACCCAAGATCCACCCACAACCAAGCGCGGACGATTTCGGTATTGGATGCATCAAAGGGCGTCACATAAAGCGCCAGCGCATGCCAGTTGTCGGGCAGTGTCACGAACAGCATCGCAATCACATTGTTCACAAAATGCAACGCGATGGCGGGTCCCAGCGTGCCAGACCGCGCCGTTAAGTCCGCCGCCGCCATGCCAAACAGCATCGCCCAAAGCGCAATGTACCAGGCGTTTTCCCCGGCTGACGCCGTATCGTAGTGCAAAAGACCAAACAGCACCGATGGTAGCACCATCCAGACCCAAGGGGATTGAAACCGTGCACCCAGTTGCTGCTGGATATAGCCGCGAAACACCACCTCTTCTGCACTGGTCTGGGCCAGAATTGCCACCAAAGACAGCGGCAACAGAACCAACCATTGAGACAATGGAACATTGGACACAAGGTCTGCACCGTATCCCCAAGGCGGCAGAATTTCCAACGCGACATTCACAATCACAAGCGCCAGCACGACGATGATAAATTGACCCTTCATCGCCTTCAGATCACCAAACACGGTCATGCCAGATCGCTCATGAAGGACCCACAACACCAAAAAGACAGAGGGCACCAGCAGTCCGTAAGCAAACAGCGTTGTCAGAATTGCGCCCGGCGTTTCGCCTGTACCCATCTGCAACTGGCCAACGTCCAAGCCCGTGGCCTCTGCCGCTACCATGATCAGCCCTGCAAACAATTGCCCAAGCGCCGAGAAGACAACCACAACCAGCAAAATACCAAAGGCCAATCGCCACAGCTGCATGTGGCTTTTGGCGGGTGCCACAAAAGACCTATGCGCACGATAAGCAAAGTCTCGGCGCATTTCCTATTTCGCCTCTGGCTCTGGATCACCGAAATCTTCTGGCACATCGACTTGCGCCTTTGCCAACAATTCCGCAGCACCCTGCAAATGCCCCCCGACGGTTTGCAACAACGTCAGCAAAGCGGTGGTGTCACTTTCAATCACTGCCTTGAATTCCCGTGCCCCGATCCGCAAGAATACCGTTTCTTCCTCGGCGATCAAATCGACTTGTCGGGTTTCGTCCAAAAGCACGGCCAAATCGCCGATCAAACGCCCCGGCAGTACCGTCGATACAACACGCCGAGCCCCTTCCCCGTCATCAAAGAACATGCGCGCGCTGCCTTTGACACAAAGCCAAGCGGCATCTGCTACATCACCTTTGCTGAAAATTTTCTGACCCGCAGGGGCCGTGTACCAACGCGCGGCAAACGCCAGCAATCTTTGGTTGCGAACGTCCAGTTTTGCAAAGGTATCGGTGCGGGAAATCTCGCGCATTTTGCTGCGCAGATCGTCCGATCCACCGTCAGGGAGCAAATCGATTTCTTGCTTTTGAATGCCGTCTATTCTGCCGTTTTTGATTTCGACAAAAAGGTCATATTCACTTGGGTTTTCGAAGTTGTCTTCCATGAATATCAGCGTTGTATCAGGCATCAATTTGCGCAACGCCGTGCGTGTTTTACGCCGGCTGTCTGCGTCATGGCTGGCCAGCGCTTTATCCAACACCAAGATATCCGGTTTTTTGATCCCGGCCCTGCTGAAGGCCGCGCGTTCTTGAAACACGGGCGGCAGCTGTGATCCAGCAAGGCCCGCGGGAATGTCGAAAATCGTTTCAGCCACAAGTCTGCGCAGACCTTTTTCTGTCAGCAGATCAGAAATCACTTCACGTACTTTCTCCGCCTTGGCCCCCGCCATGGCAGATACCAGGCCGTACAT containing:
- a CDS encoding bifunctional folylpolyglutamate synthase/dihydrofolate synthase is translated as MSAQTSDAVLARMMALHPKIIDLTLDRVWRLLEALGNPQNDLPPVIHIAGTNGKGSTQAMIRAGLEAEGKRVHAYTSPHLARFHERIRLAGELISEQALTDILDECYAANDGGNITYFEITTCAALLAFARTPADYTLLEVGLGGRLDATNVVATPALTVITPVSIDHEQFLGDTLTKIAGEKAGIIKRSVPCIVGPQPEEALEVIEDVAARHGAPLMAYGQQWRIEPDAGRIAFQDDNGLLDLPVPNLPGAHQIQNAGAAVMALRHLGFGETACEGAVTQADWPARMQRLKSGPLIDLANGAELWLDGGHNPAAGLALAAVLKSLPKRKTYLICGMLNTKDVSGYLAPLADHAEHLTAVSIPGEANTLSAADTAKAAQGVGMQAQTAEDVAGALTQILTTAPDARVLICGSLYLAGAILRENG
- the zapE gene encoding cell division protein ZapE; this translates as MTDLTRIYADLVASGALTADPAQEAVLPQFERIRAALAEPVKSGWFRKAPEPPKGLYLWGGVGRGKSMLMDLFAQNLGDIPARRVHFHAFMQEVQAAMHAARAQGVKDPVAPVAADIVASVKVLAFDEMQITDITDAMIVGRLFEALFEGGVVVVTTSNRVPSDLYKHGLNREAFLPFIALIEDKMQLWELVSPTDYRQDRLSGTPVYFSPVGPDARAAMDAVWTDLSGGPADPLTLNVKGRDVVLPKFRNGVARANFFDLCGAFLGPADYLAIAEAVKVLLVDDIPTLSRSNFNEAKRFVTLIDALYEAKVRLICSAAAQPEMLYLEGEGTFEFERTASRLREMQSSDWAQS
- a CDS encoding CPBP family intramembrane glutamic endopeptidase, translating into MRRDFAYRAHRSFVAPAKSHMQLWRLAFGILLVVVVFSALGQLFAGLIMVAAEATGLDVGQLQMGTGETPGAILTTLFAYGLLVPSVFLVLWVLHERSGMTVFGDLKAMKGQFIIVVLALVIVNVALEILPPWGYGADLVSNVPLSQWLVLLPLSLVAILAQTSAEEVVFRGYIQQQLGARFQSPWVWMVLPSVLFGLLHYDTASAGENAWYIALWAMLFGMAAADLTARSGTLGPAIALHFVNNVIAMLFVTLPDNWHALALYVTPFDASNTEIVRAWLWVDLGFLGVSWLTARLALQR
- a CDS encoding ornithine cyclodeaminase family protein, coding for MTQIPFIPFAEGEALLDWIGLTDALAAGHALPKAEIGDTFLYRDPDTLLSRAAWIDGLGMAVKTATVFPGNPAKDAPMINGGVNLYSDADGTLEAIVDFHLVTKWKTAGDSLTAARRLARPDSRNILIVGAGTVGRNLHSAYSAAFPDAHFTVWNRTPANAQAMADALPGLRIADDLETAVGAADIITSATMSTSPLIKGAWLRPGQHVDLIGAYRPDMREVDDDALHRARVFVDSYDTTVGHIGEIKIPIEQGQFAQSDIVADYYDIETFKRGSDDEITLFKNGGGAHLDLMTSRYILERWRTR
- the accD gene encoding acetyl-CoA carboxylase, carboxyltransferase subunit beta yields the protein MNWITNYVRPRINSIFSRRETPDNLWTKCTECGTMLFHRELSDNLNVCTNCNHHMAITPRDRFVSLFDGGIFTEVDVPAPIADPLSFRDQKKYPDRMKTAQKTTGEKDAMLVGRGEIGRTPIIAAAQDFSFMGGSMGMYVGNAIIAAAEEAVKLKRPLVLFSAAGGARMQEGILSLMQMPRTTVAIQMLKEANLPYIVVLTHPTTGGVTASYAMLGDVHIAEPNALICFAGPRVIEQTIREQLPEGFQRAEYLLDHGMLDRVTSRTEMRDELITITRMLMGLTPPVKGDLPAPDTSPDAESEAADAT
- a CDS encoding MFS transporter, whose product is MGQRSTIFTPVLIVGCAIIMVSFAIRASFGVFQIPIAEEFGWLRAEFSLAIAIQNLAWGVGQPIFGAVAEKVGDRKAIVIGAATYALGMVLSANGTSPIEHQTYAWLVGFGIAGTGFGVILAVVGRASSDENRSMSLAIATAAGSAGQVFGAPLAEWLLTMMTWQSVFLVFAGAVLAMIFTLPFMRVPHMASKAELEESMGQILVKAFKDPSYTLIFLGFFSCGYQLAFITAHFPAFVTEVCGPILPGGALHSIGITTTSALGAVAISLIGLANIAGTLIAGWAGKHYSKKYLLAGIYVARTVVAALFIMFPMTPATVLLFSVAMGSLWLATVPLTSGLVAHIYGLRYMGTLYGIVFFSHQLGSFLGVWLGGRMYDLYGSYETVWWIGVGVGAFSAIVHLPIREKPLRQAQAA
- a CDS encoding alpha/beta fold hydrolase is translated as MTVFAVLILIALIAIPLVIEKSRSVMAQDTRNTAPGEFAQLSKGVTHYNWYGPARGPVVVCVHGLTTPSFVWRSMVRGLAVMGFRCLTYDLYGRGYSDKPKGKQDADFFLTQLNELLSDQGVSDDITIVGYSMGGAISTLFAAQNPSRVRQLILLAPAGMGIVAGRLGNFIVKTPVIGDWLMLAFYPGQLRKGIKAEADLPKSIEGMADLQENELKFRGYLPAVLASLRGVLWRALKEEHQIIHRAGIPVLAIWGREDTVIPIAAVGTLAEWSRNATQEIVDGAGHGLTYTHTDAVLRLIHDNLPGAR